One region of Pyramidobacter sp. YE332 genomic DNA includes:
- a CDS encoding dihydroorotate dehydrogenase encodes MSCISDPLALDVGGMKLKVPVVIASGTWAYEAGMWADDLTRHVGAICSKAITKDPCPGNPGCRIWETPSGVLNSIGLQNEGIDRFIDCRLPDLKKRGVPVMLNVCMQSAEDLAYMMDRIAEAGDMVDGVELNVSCPNTDHGCMSWGVDPALTAQATEMARRRWDGPLWVKLTPQAPDIPAVAKAAESAGASAVVTANTWLGMAIDTLRGVPVFSRRVAGLSGPAVFPLALRVVWDAAGAVKIPVIGCGGVDGPDSALAMIMAGASAVEVGAALFGDFKVLENVHEGLLAAVERWNVASLAELIGRARRA; translated from the coding sequence ATGAGCTGCATCTCTGATCCGCTCGCGCTCGACGTCGGCGGCATGAAGCTGAAAGTCCCCGTCGTGATCGCGTCGGGCACGTGGGCTTACGAAGCCGGAATGTGGGCGGACGACCTGACGCGCCACGTCGGCGCGATCTGTTCCAAAGCCATCACCAAGGATCCCTGCCCCGGTAATCCCGGCTGCCGCATCTGGGAGACGCCCTCGGGCGTTCTCAACAGCATCGGATTGCAGAACGAGGGCATCGACCGCTTCATCGACTGCCGTCTGCCCGACCTGAAAAAACGCGGCGTGCCCGTGATGCTCAACGTCTGTATGCAGAGCGCCGAAGATCTGGCTTACATGATGGACCGCATCGCCGAAGCCGGGGACATGGTCGACGGCGTGGAACTGAACGTTTCCTGCCCCAACACCGATCACGGCTGCATGAGCTGGGGCGTCGACCCGGCGCTGACGGCGCAGGCCACGGAGATGGCGCGCCGGCGCTGGGACGGCCCGTTGTGGGTGAAGCTGACGCCGCAGGCGCCCGACATTCCTGCGGTGGCGAAGGCCGCCGAGTCGGCCGGAGCCAGCGCGGTCGTGACCGCCAACACCTGGCTGGGCATGGCGATCGACACGCTGCGCGGGGTGCCGGTTTTCAGCCGCCGTGTGGCGGGACTTTCCGGCCCGGCCGTTTTTCCGCTGGCGCTGCGCGTCGTCTGGGACGCGGCCGGCGCCGTGAAAATTCCAGTGATCGGCTGCGGCGGCGTGGACGGCCCCGATTCGGCGCTGGCCATGATCATGGCCGGAGCCAGCGCCGTGGAAGTCGGAGCGGCGCTGTTCGGCGATTTCAAAGTGCTTGAAAACGTCCACGAGGGATTGCTCGCCGCCGTGGAGCGCTGGAACGTCGCTTCCCTGGCCGAACTGATCGGCCGCGCCCGCCGC